One stretch of Pigmentiphaga aceris DNA includes these proteins:
- a CDS encoding FecR domain-containing protein: MNPRPDVVRAAIDWMVDLQSGVATAEQHEACRRWREASPEHALAWSRLQALGGSVQALPGVLAHATLDDGSALRRRRRDMMNRRGALGVIAMMLGAGASWWAVQPDAAWHALAADWRSGVGERRDSLLADGTRIQLNTDTAIDARYDEHQRLLILRRGEILITTAPDRQVPARPFRVRTRDGLIRALGTRFLVRQYRGDTVVAVFDGAVEVLLSQGAQPVRVDAGRQLRFDALHTGAMTAADADAIAWIDGAIVARDMRLDDFLDELGRHRAGVLRCEEAVAGRRISGAFPLADTDRALAAVARTLDLRIDMQTRWWVTVRARTVV, from the coding sequence ATGAATCCCCGGCCTGATGTGGTGCGGGCAGCCATCGACTGGATGGTCGATCTGCAATCTGGTGTAGCCACCGCAGAACAGCACGAGGCCTGCCGCCGCTGGCGTGAGGCCAGCCCCGAACATGCACTGGCTTGGTCACGCCTGCAGGCATTGGGTGGCAGCGTGCAAGCCTTGCCCGGCGTGCTGGCCCACGCCACGCTTGATGACGGCAGTGCCTTGCGGCGACGTCGCCGTGACATGATGAATCGACGCGGTGCGCTGGGCGTGATCGCCATGATGCTGGGCGCGGGCGCCAGTTGGTGGGCCGTGCAACCCGACGCTGCCTGGCACGCGCTGGCCGCCGATTGGCGTTCGGGTGTGGGCGAGCGGCGCGACAGTTTGCTGGCCGATGGCACACGCATCCAGTTGAATACTGACACCGCCATCGACGCGCGCTACGACGAGCATCAACGTCTGTTGATCCTGCGCCGAGGCGAAATCCTGATCACCACCGCACCAGACCGGCAAGTACCTGCACGGCCGTTCCGGGTGCGTACCCGCGACGGCCTTATCCGTGCGCTGGGTACGCGTTTTCTGGTGCGCCAGTATCGTGGGGATACCGTGGTGGCGGTTTTCGACGGTGCGGTCGAAGTCCTTCTAAGTCAGGGCGCACAGCCCGTGCGCGTCGATGCCGGTCGGCAACTGCGTTTCGACGCGCTTCACACAGGCGCGATGACGGCGGCTGATGCCGATGCGATTGCCTGGATCGACGGCGCAATCGTTGCCCGCGATATGCGGCTGGATGACTTTCTGGATGAACTTGGCCGGCATCGGGCAGGGGTGTTGCGCTGCGAGGAAGCGGTAGCAGGTCGGCGCATTTCGGGTGCCTTCCCGCTGGCCGATACCGACCGGGCATTGGCCGCGGTGGCGCGCACGCTGGACTTGCGCATCGATATGCAGACGCGCTGGTGGGTCACGGTACGCGCCAGGACTGTTGTCTGA
- a CDS encoding TonB-dependent siderophore receptor: MNSRISPAVPRPSLTLRRLSVLVLTAATLAATAVPDSAHAQASTASANKRYDIPAGPLDATLNRFALTAGVLLPFQPADAQGLNSPGLRGEFSVGEGFNRLLAGTGLRAVPRGGNEYRLENAAAPDISRLPTVQVAGDVVEDARGRVEGFVAQRTASGSKTDTPIVEIPQTINVVTADEVAARGAISLSQALRYTPGVSNRGYTESYMLADETTSRGFSPSPQYLDGSYLPYAGSLGGASQIEPYSLERIEVLKGPASVLYGQNQPGGIVNMVTKKPTDTPVREVKLGLGSYGRVNGALDVGGVINEDRSLLYRLVAVANTGDQQIDATKGQRLFIAPSLTWRPSAATSITAYLQLQRDDAVQDYQALPHIGSLLPGPGGQRISRDFFGGDPNYNDFYREQQILGVDWSHRFSDSLQFRQGLRFVNVNDRYKGFYLSAFASGAGGQSDYSRALRTKIDWQQHNTVLSLDNNLEWRSASGPVQHTVLAGVDYRRFDRRYDGYNAYSVTAIDLYNPRYDLATADPVLTTNWHDTVDQVGFYLQDQMRWRDLILTVGGRHDWAGIHNRDQFANTQTEQNHSAFTGRAGLTWLAGGGWAPYVSYSESFVPIVGTDFYGSTFKPTTGEQIELGVKFQPPGTRALASFSVFDIRQKNLTTTDYAHPGFSVQEGEVRSQGAELEIKARVFDNIDVIAAVSRADVRTTKSNNAASLNKQAVFSPPWSASLWANYRLPDGALKGLDIGLGARWTGSKYGDSGNTFRTPAYTVFDAALRYDLGEINAGWRGAELTLNVQNLFDKEYISNCNYSLVATTARNARWRQG; this comes from the coding sequence ATGAACTCTCGTATTTCTCCTGCCGTGCCACGTCCTTCTCTTACGCTGCGCCGCCTGTCCGTGCTGGTGCTGACCGCTGCCACACTGGCTGCGACTGCCGTACCCGACAGCGCCCACGCACAGGCCAGCACGGCCAGCGCCAACAAGCGCTACGACATTCCTGCCGGCCCGCTCGATGCCACGCTGAACCGCTTTGCGCTGACGGCAGGTGTATTGCTGCCGTTCCAGCCCGCTGATGCGCAGGGCCTGAACAGCCCGGGCCTGCGTGGCGAATTCTCGGTCGGGGAGGGCTTCAACCGCCTGCTGGCCGGCACCGGCCTGCGTGCGGTACCGCGTGGGGGCAACGAATACCGGCTGGAGAATGCGGCAGCCCCCGATATCTCGCGTTTGCCCACGGTGCAGGTAGCGGGCGATGTCGTCGAAGATGCACGCGGGCGAGTCGAAGGTTTTGTTGCGCAACGCACGGCCAGCGGCAGCAAGACCGACACGCCGATTGTGGAAATTCCGCAGACCATCAACGTGGTGACTGCTGACGAAGTCGCCGCACGCGGGGCAATCAGTCTCAGCCAGGCCTTGCGCTACACACCGGGCGTCAGCAATCGCGGCTATACCGAGAGCTACATGCTGGCCGACGAGACCACCTCGCGCGGTTTTTCCCCGTCGCCGCAATATCTGGATGGCAGCTACCTGCCGTATGCGGGCAGCCTGGGCGGGGCCTCGCAGATCGAACCGTATTCGCTTGAGCGCATTGAAGTCCTCAAGGGGCCAGCGTCTGTGCTGTATGGCCAGAACCAGCCCGGTGGCATCGTCAACATGGTCACCAAGAAGCCGACCGACACGCCTGTGCGCGAGGTCAAGCTCGGCCTGGGCAGCTACGGACGCGTCAATGGCGCGCTCGACGTGGGGGGTGTCATCAATGAAGACCGCAGCCTGCTGTATCGACTGGTGGCAGTCGCCAACACCGGCGACCAGCAGATCGACGCAACTAAAGGCCAGCGCCTGTTCATTGCCCCCAGCCTGACTTGGCGACCCAGCGCGGCCACCTCGATCACGGCCTACCTGCAACTGCAACGCGACGACGCCGTTCAGGACTATCAAGCCTTGCCGCACATCGGCAGCCTGTTGCCAGGCCCGGGCGGTCAACGCATTTCCCGCGATTTCTTTGGCGGCGATCCGAACTACAACGACTTCTATCGTGAACAGCAAATCCTGGGCGTGGACTGGTCACACCGCTTCAGTGACAGCCTGCAATTCCGCCAGGGCCTGCGCTTTGTCAACGTCAACGACCGCTACAAAGGCTTCTACCTGAGCGCCTTCGCCTCCGGTGCTGGCGGCCAGAGCGACTACAGCCGCGCGCTGCGCACCAAGATCGACTGGCAGCAGCACAACACCGTGCTCAGCCTGGACAACAACCTGGAATGGCGCAGCGCAAGCGGCCCGGTGCAACACACGGTGCTGGCCGGCGTGGACTACCGTCGTTTTGACCGCCGCTACGACGGCTACAACGCCTATTCAGTCACGGCCATTGACTTGTACAACCCGCGCTACGACCTGGCTACGGCCGACCCGGTGCTGACTACCAACTGGCACGACACCGTGGACCAAGTTGGCTTCTATCTTCAGGACCAGATGCGCTGGCGTGACCTGATCCTGACCGTTGGCGGCCGCCACGACTGGGCCGGCATCCACAACCGCGATCAGTTCGCCAACACGCAGACCGAGCAGAATCATTCTGCATTCACTGGCCGCGCAGGGCTGACGTGGCTGGCGGGTGGCGGCTGGGCACCGTACGTGAGTTATTCCGAGTCCTTCGTACCCATCGTCGGCACGGATTTCTACGGCTCCACCTTCAAGCCCACCACAGGTGAGCAGATCGAATTGGGTGTGAAATTCCAGCCTCCAGGCACACGCGCATTGGCGAGCTTCTCGGTGTTCGACATTCGCCAGAAGAACCTGACCACCACCGACTACGCACACCCCGGATTCTCGGTGCAGGAAGGCGAGGTGCGTTCACAAGGTGCGGAACTGGAGATCAAGGCGCGGGTGTTCGATAACATCGACGTGATCGCGGCGGTGTCGCGCGCCGACGTGCGCACGACCAAGTCGAACAACGCGGCATCCTTGAACAAACAAGCGGTATTCAGCCCGCCTTGGTCTGCCTCGCTGTGGGCCAACTATCGCTTGCCCGACGGTGCGCTGAAAGGACTGGATATCGGCCTGGGCGCACGCTGGACGGGCAGCAAGTACGGTGACTCCGGCAACACCTTCCGCACGCCGGCCTACACCGTGTTCGACGCAGCGTTGCGTTACGACTTGGGCGAGATCAACGCCGGATGGCGCGGGGCAGAGCTGACCTTGAACGTGCAGAACCTGTTCGACAAGGAATACATCTCGAACTGCAATTATTCCTTGGTTGCTACTACGGCAAGGAACGCACGGTGGCGGCAGGGATGA